A section of the Phaseolus vulgaris cultivar G19833 chromosome 8, P. vulgaris v2.0, whole genome shotgun sequence genome encodes:
- the LOC137824770 gene encoding uncharacterized mitochondrial protein AtMg00810-like, translating into MALSKLAESGSFITLLVYVDGKILSGNDKEEIARIQQALNQTFKIKDLGDLRYFLGLEIARSKKGIMVNQRKYALELLTDAGLLAYKPALTPIDNHEKLSSTGSVPFTYIQAYKRLIERLMYLTNTDLT; encoded by the exons atggctTTAAGCAAGCTAGCAGAGAGTG GATCTTTTATAACATTATTGGTGTATGTGGATGGTAAAATATTGTcaggaaatgataaagaagagattgctcGAATTCAACAAGCCTTGAATCAGACATTCAAAATTAAGGATCTTGgggatttaagatattttcttggtctAGAAATAGCAAGAAGTAAGAAAGGAATAATGGtgaatcaaaggaaatatgcattaGAATTGTTAACAGATGCAGGTCTTTTAGCCTATAAACCTGCACTcactcctattgataatcatgaaAAATTGTCTTCTACTGGAAGTGTTCCTTTCACATATATTCAAGCCTACAAAAGATTGATTGAAAgacttatgtatctcactaataccgacctgacataa
- the LOC137825820 gene encoding poly(A)-specific ribonuclease PARN-like isoform X3 codes for MSLSMDKLSSVLLRGHGFKSLFGLRLSISYLSRAQESAAKVRLGAALPSLREVKSSSSPTVADTVFVERTRSRIKHWRKTFERSGTSTSRDEELINSLKNIVLGSEQFRSRPCMTIDVCSERQVQLILEMLVDHSDDLLPLLIPTKSGTTHALRIVLANSKEDKELLERELQNFEEEESKKIRGFREVIDSISASQKPVICYNCLNDCTLIHSKFIAPLPLEVDEFVSSLHSIFPNVLDINYLMKKHGTMRKVTNIPSAISYLNNNFFAPVDLEIPDQATVKEGKIHGLNALRLGYLFMKLCSILKISPNVTDSGNKHLAPELEDFTNVFHPCSPPIQDSSNAGDVGVWTNNTRKISCEHLVFLWGFNLGITAGMLKSLLRSSHNIFSREFDVKLVDKSCAIVVFWQPGVSKQFLDIMNSEEMSGDLKELVSNGLRVTSYETYDRICRLGLWEMDLRESLERALENSWCDEKSNCGTKSSEIHWYNDNVINLDDL; via the exons ATGAGCCTTAGCATGGATAAACTTTCTTCTGTGTTGCTTAGAGGTCATGGCTTCAAATCCTTGTTTGGGCTAAGACTGA GCATATCATATCTATCTAGAGCTCAAGAGTCAGCAGCTAAAGTTCGTCTTGGAGCTGCTCTCCCTTCTCTTCGAGAGGTGAAATCTTCTTCATCACCTACTGTTGCGGACACAGTTTTTGTTGAGAGGACTAGATCACGGATTAAACATTGGAGAAAGACATTTGAAAGGTCTGGCACAAGCACAAGCAGAGATG AAGAACTTATCAACTCCCTTAAGAATATTGTCCTGGGTAGTGAACAGTTCAGATCAAGACCTTGCATGACAATAGATGTATGCAGTGAACGTCAAGTGCAGCTAATTCTCGAG ATGTTGGTAGACCACTCAGATGATCTTCTTCCTTTGCTGATCCCTACAAAGAGTGGGACCACACATGCACTACGAATTGTTCTGGCAAATTCAAAAGAAGATAAGGAATTATTGGAG AGAGAGCTTCAGAATTTTGAAGAGGAGGAGAGCAAGAAAATTCGTGGATTTCGAGAGGTGATCGATTCGATTTCTGCTTCCCAGAAACCTGTTATCTGCTACAATTGCCTTAATG ATTGTACTCTAATTCATTCAAAATTCATTGCACCACTTCCACTGGAGGTAGATGAATTTGTGAGCTCTTTGCACTCAATTTTTCCCAATGTACTTGACATAAATTACTTGATGAAGAAACATGGAACCATGAGAAAAGTGACCAACATTCCGAGTGCTATATCCTACTTGAATAATAACTTCTTTGCACCGGTTGATTTGGAAATTCCTGACCAAG CTACTGTAAAAGAAGGCAAGATTCATGGACTTAATGCATTAAGACTAGGCTATTTATTCATGAAGCTATGCTCTATATTGAAAATTTCCCCAAATGTTACTGATTCTGGCAATAAGCATTTGGCTCCAGAGCTTGAAGATTTCACCAATGTATTCCATCCATGCTCACCCCCTATCCAAGATTCATCTAATGCTGGGGATGTTGGTGTCTGGACCAATAATACAAGAAAAATCAGCTGTGAACATTTGGTTTTCTTATGGGGATTCAATCTTGGTATTACAGCTGGCATGCTAAAGAGTTTACTTCGATCATCGCATAATATCTTTTCAAGAGAGTTTGATGTTAAATTGGTGGACAAGAGTTGTGCCATTGTTGTTTTCTGGCAACCTGGAGTATCAAAACAATTTCTAGACATAATGAATAGTGAAGAAATGAGCGGAGACTTAAAGGAGTTAGTGTCAAATGGCCTGAGGGTAACCAGTTACGAGACCTACGACAGAATATGTAGGCTAGGTTTGTGGGAGATGGATCTTAGGGAGTCTCTAGAAAGAGCTTTGGAAAATTCTTGGTGTGATGAAAAGAGTAATTGTGGGACAAAATCTTCTGAAATTCATTGGTATAATGACAATGTAATTAACTTGGATGATCTTTAA